Sequence from the Torulaspora delbrueckii CBS 1146 chromosome 5, complete genome genome:
ACACGAGTGGACCAAAACTCGTATGGTGGTAACCCCGCATTAATTActgtttcttgaaaacttcTCATCAAAGGTTTATTCTCTTTTAGTAATGACTGTTGCAATTTAAGGTTTGTCACCAGTTTAGCCTTTGATAAGGAGTCATCGAGGGTCTCTGAGTTTAGCAAAGTACCGGTCGGTGGAGTAACTGAGGGAGTCGGCGTATTACCGGCTGTCGCATCctctttccttctcttttcttcataTACTTCATCGTCCTTGTAACGAGAGATTATATGCTGTAAAGTTACTTTGATATTGTCCATAACAGTCCTATTGTTAAAAGTAAACACATGTATTTGTGGTTTTGGAGCTACTTCATTGCCCTCATTGTCCTTCTGTTTCTTCGACTCATCAACTTTGGTTAATAATCTCAACATCATTTTGTCACTAGTGGGAGGAGTAGCCTGCAATTTATCGATAGTATTCAACACTATCCTGGTAGACTTGGTGCCATCGGGAGACCTCCATTTCAACTCTGCTGGCGAAACATCCTCATCAATGGCCAGGATACCTGCAATCTTCCTGAAAGTGGCAGCACCAGAATGAGACATAGTCGCCTAAGCTTTACCAAAGGTACGAGCAACCAAGTAGACGATACAATCAATAGGGGACTTTTCTGTATCGTATTGTGAGTTTTCAGCTTTAAGCTGCAAAGGACTGATCACTTGGCCGTTTTGAATGAGTTATGACACTTTTATGTTAAAATGTACTGCACTAGTGGTGGTTTTCTAGCAATATGGGCAAGAGCTGCTAGTATGGGTAGGTATTACTAACCAAGCAAGAATCTATATTTTAATATGATTTATTAAGTTTTTGAGACAGAATCGTccaaaaaaaaatctaGAAAGCAGGAAAAATCCTTACCATATAATCCAGCGTTGCATAACTGATTAGGAATGGTTACAACGAATTAAAGACATTTCTTCTACCTAGTATACTTCGTTTTATCCAAATGTTTAACTAGTATTCCCAGCCCATCACAGAAAACGAgccaattttgaaatttttttttcatctcatcgagtGAAAATTAATAAAAAATTGTCAAGAAACGATtaatttgatcattttaATGAGGGATTGAAGATTGTTAAGAGTCCTTTTCAAGCATCCAGTTACTATGTCATCGTCTCCAATCATTGGTATAACTTTTGGTAACACTACCTCGTCGATAGCCTATGTCAATCCAAAGAATGACGTCGATGTGATCGCCAACCCTGACGGTGAACGTTCTATTCCATCTGTTTTGTCTTACGTTGGTTCTGATGAGTATCATGGTGGCCAAGCTTTGCAACAACTGGTCAGAAACCCAAAGAACACTATTATAAACTTCCGTGATTTCATTGGTTTACCATTTGCACAGGCAGATGTTTCCAAGTGCGCATATGGTGCTCCAGCTGTGGAAGTCGAAGGTAAAGTTGGGTTTGTCATCTCCAGAGGTGAGGACAAGCAAGAGACTATTACTGTAGATGAAGTTGTAGCTAGACATTTGAGAAGGTTGAAATTGGCAGCTGAAGATTACATTGGTTCCAAGGTTTCTGAGGTTGTTATCACAGTTCCAACCAGTTTCACTTCTGAGCAGAAGGAGGCTTTGGAAGCTGCTGCTGGTAAGTCTGGCTTGaagattgttcaattcatcaatgaacCATCTGCTGCTTTGTTGGCTCACGCGGAACAATTCCCATTCGAACAAGACGTCAACGTAGTTGTGGCCGATTTTGGTGGTACCAGATCCGATGCTGCTGTTATCGCTGTGCGTAACGGTATCTTTACCATTCTAGCCACCAAGCACGATACCAACTTGGGTGGTGATAACTTGGACAACGAATTGGTTGAATATTTCGCCAAGGACTTCGAAAAGAAAAACAAGAGCAACCCAAGAACTAATGCTAGATCTATGGCCAAGTTGAGAACTCACGCATCCGCTACCAAGAACACTTTGTCCAATACTACTTCAGCCACAATCTCGATCGACTCTTTGGCTGATGGTTTCGACTACCATGCTTCTATCAACAGAATGAGATACGAATTGGTTACAAACAAAGTTTTCTCCCAGCTAGCCGCTTTCATCGACGATGTTATTGCCAAAGCTGAGCTAGATCCATTGGATATCTCTGCTGTCTTGCTCTGTGGTGGTGTCGCTTACAGTCCAAAATTGACTACCAACTTGGAATTTATGTTCCCAGAATCCGTCCAGATCTTAGGTCCAGCTTCCAAGCAAGCTACTAGCCAACCAAACGAACTATCTGCCTCTGGTGCAGCTCTACAAGCCAGATTGGCAAGCGAATACGATGCTAGTGAATTGGCCGAGGCTCTAAGCCCAGTTGTCATCAACACTCCACACTTGCCAAAGGCCATCGGTTTAGTTGGTTCCCAGGGCGAATTCTATCCAGTGCTGCTAGCCGAGACTTCTTACCCAGTGCAGAAGAAACTCACTTTGAAGCAAGCTAAGGGTGATCTATTGATTGGTGTCTACGAAGGTGAGCATCacgttgaagaaagaaccGTCGAGCCAACTGAAAAAGAAGCAAAGGaacaggatgatgatgaagaagaatggtCTGACAGTGAGGATGACGAGCCTGAGATCATTAGAGAGAAACTATACACTTTGAGCACCAAGCTAATGGAGCTAGGTGTCAAAGGTGTCACTAACGGTATTGAAGTGgtcttcaacatcaacaagGACGGTCTATTGAGAGTCAGCGCTAGAGACTTGAAATCTGGAGCTGTCGTCAAGGGCGAATTGTAAATTTATGTACAGATAGAGTCATTGTAGCGTAGGTTTTTTAAGCTTTTATAGCTTAcattatttgaaaaatttcgaGATCTATAATCAAAACTTTTCGAACAAAGATCCACGTCAAAATCTACCATAATTGACGCAATGACTCTTAATCCGGGACCAATAGTGCATATTCTGGGGCTTGGTGCCATGGGTGCTCTCTTAGCGGCCGATTTGCTTCGGTATACCAACGCTTCTGTGATTCCGTTATTTAGGTCTAAGGAAAGATTATCGAGATTCCAAGATGAATACCAGAGCACTATCAAGATTCGGAAGATGTTTCTAGAGGATCAGCCGGTGGAGAATAGTACTGTGGAGAGAAGTGAATGTCCTGAGACTTTTGCCGGTGAACCTATCAGGAATCTTATCATCACTACGAAAACCTATCAAACCAAGGATGCTTTACAACCATATATGAGGTTTATCAATTCACATACAAACTTGAttttgattcaaaatggtCTTGGTGTTCCAgaaatgttgaaagaggATGTTTTCACTGATCCAAAGAGAAGACCGCAGTTATTCCAGGGTGTTATTTCTCATGGTGCTTATCAGGATCAGGGGTTTACTTATAAACATGCTGGTACGGGCGACTTGAAAATTGCTAAATTACCATGGGACGTGAGTGACTCTATTCAGAGCCTCGAAAGTGCTGCGAAGGACAGTCAAGAGAATGAGCTTGTAAAATTGTTGACAGAGCCCAAATTTGCGCAAGCAATCAATTGTAAGCAAATGACTTACCAAGAAATGCTAATGGGACAACTTTACAAAttcttggtcaattcaTGTATCAACCCGGTCACTTCAATCGTCGACTGTGTCAACGGAGAACTCGCTGACGACTGCTCTGAAATATTTACACTTATCATCGACGAATGTCTCCAAATTCTCAGGGTCGAATACAAATCCCTTTTTGACTATGAACAAGAGTACCAGGGCAAATCCGGCTATCCACAGTTATCCGTTAACTCTGTCCTCAACACTGCTCACATGTTACAGGAAGTGGTGACTGTCGGCTGTGTCGTGAACCGTCAAAATAGCAGTTCCATGAGACAAGACACCCTGAATCTTAGAGACACTGAAATCGAATTCATTAACGGCTACATTGTCAAGCTCGCTAAAAAGCATAACCTCAACGCTAAAGTCAACGAGACCGTCCAGGCCTTCGTAAACCTAAGAACTGGAGTCAACAGAAAGCGCAATATCGAGGGTGACAAGAGATCAAATAAATAGAAACATAAAGACCGTTTTATAGACCCTCTAAAATGATACACATACTGTCTTTCAGGGTTTTCCATGCTGTCATTTAACATTCACTAATGTAGAAAAAATTTATAGGTGGAGAGATAAAGTAaaagccaagaagaaaacaaaaAGCTAAAGTTAATTCATATTAATCCACTGATCGGAGCATTTTTCAGATAAGCAGTCAACATTTAGAGGAACAAAAGAGGTGCTCCTTGATCTTATACTGAATTTCTGATATACTTGAtactttgattgaagaatttgagaGAAATCGCaattaaaaaaaataataataattaATATTATTCTATTTTATAGAAAGACAACACATCGTGAACCAGGAGGGAGGACCCATTGAGTGAGTATCAGGGTGATTTGTAAGATGATCCAGGGTATAAGGGCTAGTTCTGATGGGGATATCGATCCCGATGGGAGGTGCGGCTTAAACAGAGCAAACGATGGGATGAGGGAAGCTGCGGGTCGGGAGACTAGTGATGAACCAGTTAAAATGCTGGCAGATGAGGTTTATACGATGTCTGAAGCTATAAAGAGTCTGGAGAAATTATATGAGACTAGGGATATCACTACAACGGCCtctattgaagaactttTTACTACTTTAAAGACGTTATCACATAATCAGACCATACTTGAAAACAAATTGGAGGATGCATTGAAGAATCAGATGAATACAGACGTTTTAGTTAATAGTCTCAACTCTAGGATGAATCAATTGTCTACTACCGTGGCAAACTTATCTAAAGTGGCTTCGTCGGGAGCTGCTAATGCAAGCCGTAGTGATTCGTCGCAATCAGTGGCTACAAATGGTACGGAGCAGTCTAGACCTCCGTCGGTTCGTCGTGGCCCTGGAAGGCCGAGGAAGGATGGAACTAGTAGGTTTACTGATAACAGTAGGCTGCAGGTCAATCCGGTGAAGATAAGCTTGCCGACTGGCGCCGTACAGGTATCAAAGGCTAAGAAATACTTTGTGGATCCAAATGCTCCACCAGAGCCTATACCCGTGGTTAAGAGTGAGCCTCAGGAAGTTACAGATGCTCCAGCTATTCCAgcaaagaggaaaagaggTAGACCTCCTAAGAAGAGAACTGTTGATACTATGGTGGCtcaaaagaatgaagtTAAAAATGATGCCAAACCTAAGGAAGATGTTGTCGAGGAGACTCCGAGGGAGAAAACTCCTCAGCCTGCTGAACATGAACTCGTACTGTTGCAGCCCTCAGAGCCCCTGGAACCTGTGATGCCCACAGAGCAACCAATGGCAATTGCTACTGCATCTCCATCCATGTCGGTGTCACCTCCAATTACATCAAGATCGTCgtctccttcttctcataTCGCTAATTTAATACCCTCGGCAGCAGCGACCGCCGAAACCACTGATAACCCTGAGAATGAGAACGACAAAGTTGGCACAATTCCTACCGAGAATCCTATCATAACAACCCGCATAATTGGGCCACTAGCACGTAAGAGGCTTTTGGGAGCCACTGCCGATAGCGATAACATAATGATTGAgatgtcatcttcatccgTGGCCCCTGATAACGGGCTTGAGAGTAGTTCAAACATCAGTCGACAGCAGAAAGAGCTGGACAAAAGGCGAGATTCGCGTGAGAAGATGCTTGTAAACATGAAGTACAGCGATAGGGAAAAGGCCAAATCTTTCATGGAGTCGAATAAAAAATTATTAAAAGCTAtgagagaagaagaaaggcGAAAGAGGATGACAGCACTAATAAACGGATCTTCTAGTGTGTCTCCCTCAGAACAGCCTTCGCCATCTGCTACACCCACAGAGCCAGTGCAAGAATCCGCATTCCAAGCCGACAACGCATTACAGAGATCCAAAAAGATAGGCATATCATCAATGCTTAACAATGATGGGACAGCAGCTCTGATTGAAAATCCGGAAGAGCTGCTCAGCCGTGAACGATCACATGAGGCTGACTTTCAAGACTTTACagatgacgaagacgaggatgacgaggatgacgaagaaagATATAGAAAAAGAATATCCTCAAATCAGTCACCTTCTCCATCCACACATCTTTTTGATAACTCTCCAGCATTCGAGAAAGAGGGGACTCTAAGTACCAGAAAAGGTGAATCACAAGCATCACTGATACTGGCTTCCCCAATAGAATTACTATGTCGAGATGGGTTCTTTTATCAAAGGGATAATCCCAAAGTCCCCATAACCACAGGAGCGTACCTTGGTTTCAAATATAAATCCAAAGAAGACGAGCTGGTAAAACTGAATGATAACCATCGAGATTTCGTCGATAAGACGAGGCACGAACGCATGAATGCACATTTCTTGCGACTTGATATAGAGTGCGAGACGGAGAATGCATTTGCAATCTTGAGTAAAACTACACTTACTGAGAAATATGTCAATAGTTTAGAGTATTTCCTCATGGAGTTCAGATGGGAAAACAAGCTTGTTGGTTTAGGATTGAAGCTCAGAGAATCAAAAAGGACTTGGCAGAGACGCAAAGCGTTATTTACTCTATTCGAATTTTGGAGAGATCAATCAAGGCGGAAGAggaacttcaaaaactACACAATATTACACGCAGTTAAGGAAATGGAAAATTATAGAATCTTTATCAACAGATCTGTCTCATGGTTTTACAATCACATTACTCTGCTCAAGATGATCCTTTACGATCTTTGTGATAACGTCGATACTCAATGGAGAGAATGGATGTTTAACAAGGATGAAGCATTGCCCACACAGGGTGTCAACAATGTCAATGACGACAATATCAACGAAGCTATCGATAACGTATTAACGCTAGATTTTCTGGATGATGGAACGCAGAATAACCAGGTCAAATCTTCGAAAGTCATCCCACCCACGCAATAGGTGTATTTATATATCAAAGTAGTCAAGAGAGCATTTAACGACTGGAACGATGAAGCAATGGAAATCTTACAACCTGATAGTATAGTATTGTTAATAGTTCCAGCACGTGACTTTACCCATTTTATATCAACTTTTTAATGGGcattgaaattcttcaagagatcgATGAGCAAACCATTAGAAGTCCAAAAGGTGAGCAATGCTGGTTGATTTGAACGTTAGTTGGCCTcaaaaaagtttcaaagacgTTGTAAATGCAGAACAAGTTGCTAAAGTGAGACACACGCTCTCGACCTTACATTTGCTTGGGTATACACATGTTGCATTAAATTTCACAGTCAGTCATAGTGACAAGTTCCCCAACAATCcaaaggaattgaacccTCTGAAGATagatgaaagatttggcGACCTAATGAAATCCACCGGTCTAAAAATTTACTCTAGAATCACTTTAATCATTGATGACCCATCTAAGGGCCAATCCCTCTCCAAGATATCTCAACACTATGATATCATCGCCGCATTACCAATAAGTGAACGTGG
This genomic interval carries:
- the SSZ1 gene encoding ribosome-associated complex protein SSZ1 (similar to Saccharomyces cerevisiae SSZ1 (YHR064C); ancestral locus Anc_5.335), with protein sequence MSSSPIIGITFGNTTSSIAYVNPKNDVDVIANPDGERSIPSVLSYVGSDEYHGGQALQQLVRNPKNTIINFRDFIGLPFAQADVSKCAYGAPAVEVEGKVGFVISRGEDKQETITVDEVVARHLRRLKLAAEDYIGSKVSEVVITVPTSFTSEQKEALEAAAGKSGLKIVQFINEPSAALLAHAEQFPFEQDVNVVVADFGGTRSDAAVIAVRNGIFTILATKHDTNLGGDNLDNELVEYFAKDFEKKNKSNPRTNARSMAKLRTHASATKNTLSNTTSATISIDSLADGFDYHASINRMRYELVTNKVFSQLAAFIDDVIAKAELDPLDISAVLLCGGVAYSPKLTTNLEFMFPESVQILGPASKQATSQPNELSASGAALQARLASEYDASELAEALSPVVINTPHLPKAIGLVGSQGEFYPVLLAETSYPVQKKLTLKQAKGDLLIGVYEGEHHVEERTVEPTEKEAKEQDDDEEEWSDSEDDEPEIIREKLYTLSTKLMELGVKGVTNGIEVVFNINKDGLLRVSARDLKSGAVVKGEL
- the PAN5 gene encoding 2-dehydropantoate 2-reductase PAN5 (similar to Saccharomyces cerevisiae PAN5 (YHR063C); ancestral locus Anc_5.334), whose product is MTLNPGPIVHILGLGAMGALLAADLLRYTNASVIPLFRSKERLSRFQDEYQSTIKIRKMFLEDQPVENSTVERSECPETFAGEPIRNLIITTKTYQTKDALQPYMRFINSHTNLILIQNGLGVPEMLKEDVFTDPKRRPQLFQGVISHGAYQDQGFTYKHAGTGDLKIAKLPWDVSDSIQSLESAAKDSQENELVKLLTEPKFAQAINCKQMTYQEMLMGQLYKFLVNSCINPVTSIVDCVNGELADDCSEIFTLIIDECLQILRVEYKSLFDYEQEYQGKSGYPQLSVNSVLNTAHMLQEVVTVGCVVNRQNSSSMRQDTLNLRDTEIEFINGYIVKLAKKHNLNAKVNETVQAFVNLRTGVNRKRNIEGDKRSNK
- the SUM1 gene encoding Sum1p (similar to Saccharomyces cerevisiae SUM1 (YDR310C); ancestral locus Anc_5.333), whose translation is MIQGIRASSDGDIDPDGRCGLNRANDGMREAAGRETSDEPVKMLADEVYTMSEAIKSLEKLYETRDITTTASIEELFTTLKTLSHNQTILENKLEDALKNQMNTDVLVNSLNSRMNQLSTTVANLSKVASSGAANASRSDSSQSVATNGTEQSRPPSVRRGPGRPRKDGTSRFTDNSRLQVNPVKISLPTGAVQVSKAKKYFVDPNAPPEPIPVVKSEPQEVTDAPAIPAKRKRGRPPKKRTVDTMVAQKNEVKNDAKPKEDVVEETPREKTPQPAEHELVLLQPSEPLEPVMPTEQPMAIATASPSMSVSPPITSRSSSPSSHIANLIPSAAATAETTDNPENENDKVGTIPTENPIITTRIIGPLARKRLLGATADSDNIMIEMSSSSVAPDNGLESSSNISRQQKELDKRRDSREKMLVNMKYSDREKAKSFMESNKKLLKAMREEERRKRMTALINGSSSVSPSEQPSPSATPTEPVQESAFQADNALQRSKKIGISSMLNNDGTAALIENPEELLSRERSHEADFQDFTDDEDEDDEDDEERYRKRISSNQSPSPSTHLFDNSPAFEKEGTLSTRKGESQASLILASPIELLCRDGFFYQRDNPKVPITTGAYLGFKYKSKEDELVKLNDNHRDFVDKTRHERMNAHFLRLDIECETENAFAILSKTTLTEKYVNSLEYFLMEFRWENKLVGLGLKLRESKRTWQRRKALFTLFEFWRDQSRRKRNFKNYTILHAVKEMENYRIFINRSVSWFYNHITLLKMILYDLCDNVDTQWREWMFNKDEALPTQGVNNVNDDNINEAIDNVLTLDFLDDGTQNNQVKSSKVIPPTQ